GGTGGGGCTTTTATTAGAACCCAGATTTCAAAATACCACCACAGCACAGTACTAATTCCACATGCCTTCTTCCAAAATTGAAagaatgcctttttttcttgtaagtctGCCAAATTGATGCAGACGcttatcttttatttgttttagccgcactaaaatagaattaaaaaaaaaaagaaagaaagaaaagaaaaaggaattaggAAGGAAAATGTCTAAAGTACACTTCGGATGCTGAGACATCTGGTATGGCAAGTGAGAAAAAGGTATCACAGTATAAGTTCCTGTGCGGTGAGTCCCAAATCCAACTGCACCAGTGTGTGGATGGGGTAGACCTGGTTTCAGCAGCAAAGCATGAAGACAGGTTTTACCTGGCAGAAATTCAAGACAAGTCTCCTGTCTGATATTACCCAAAGAAGCAAATGTCGGTTCAGGCTGCATTAAAACATtattgcggccgggcgcggtggctcaagcctgtaatcccagcactttgggaggccgaggcgggtggatcacgaggtcgggacatcgagactatcctggctaacacggtgaaaccccgtctctactaaaaatacaaaaaactagccgggtgtggtggccggcgcctgtagtctcagctacttgggaggctgaggtgggagaatggcgtgaacccgggaggcggagcttgcagtgagccgagatcacaccactgcactccagcctgggagacacagctagactccgtctcaaaaaaataaaaaaaacaaaacaaaacaaaacaaaacaaaacattattgcATTAACATACCATGTGGAAAACGAGGCCAAGCCACATCTGGGGAACTGCAGGGCCTTTGTGGCACTGTGGTTAAGAGGGTTGGAAGTCAAGGATGCTGAGCACCGGACAGGCGCATTAGATTCCTTTCCACTCTGGCGCTTTATATGTCGCTTTAGCAAGAGGGCAGTAACCACAAGCCAGCTGCCTGGGCTGTTTTTCTTTATCTCATGAGCTCATTTCCTTCGTATGGTTCCTGCTACAATAGTGGTTTCTCAACCCCCAGCAGGGAGCTGAAATCCCAGAAGGGCTTTTAAAATGCTGGAtatcctggctgggcgtggtggctaatgcctgtaatcccagcactttgggaggctgaggcgggcagatcacttgaggtcaggagttcaagactagcctgggcaacatggcgaaaccctgtgtttactaaaaatgcaaaaattagctaggcatggtggtggccacctgtaatcgcagctactcaggaggctgaggcaggagaatcgctagaacccaggaggcagaggggttgtagtgagccaagactgcaccactatactccagcctaggtgacagagtgagactctgtctgaaaaaacaaacaaaaaacccaaaacattaaATGCTGGATATTCTGATGCAATAGGTGTGGTATAGGCTCGGCatagtggctcgcgcctgtaatcctaatgctttgggaagctgaggtgggaggatctcttgagcataggagtttgagactacagtgaaTTATAATCACaccacttcagcctaggcaacacagtgagaccctgtcttaaagaaagaaagaaatgggccgggcgcggtggctcaagcctgtaatcccagcactttgggaggccgagacgggcggatcacgaggtcaagagatcaagaccatcctggctaacacggtgaaaccccgtctctactaaaaaatacaaaaaactagccgggtgaggtggcaggcgcctgtagtcccagctactcgggaggctgaggcaggagaatggcgtaaactcgggcggcggagcttgcagtgagctgagatccggccactgcactctagcttgggcgacagagcgagactccgtctcaaaaaaaaaaaaaaaaaaaaaaaaaaaaaaaaaaaaaaaaaaaaaaaagaaagaaagaaatgactctCATTTGAGAGGTACCCTCCATATACCCAGGGGAAATAAACATCCTCATCTCTgaagacacagaaacacagagaagaatctgaacaaacaggccttgctgaGTTCCCCTGAGTTTACCATTAGATCATCCCCTTTGTCCAATACTTCTGCACAACCGTTCACTCTTCATTAAACCgaaacataaaaatacacaaactcaCCTGTTTCTTTGGGTCctcatttccttatgaaggctcTCATgtcacagaaaacatttttaaaatgtgtatgctagctggacacggtggctcacgcctgtaatcccagactttgggaggccgaggcaggcggatcacgaggtcaagagatcaagaccatcctgtccaacatggtgaaaccccgtctctactaaaaataaaattagctgggtatggtggtgtgcacctatagtcccagatactcgggcggctgaggcatgagaatcacttgaccccgggaagcgggggttgcagtgagctgagatcgtgccactgcactccagcctggcgacagagtaagactgtgtcaaaaaaaaaaaaaaaaacaaagtgtatGCTTTGCTTTTGTggatctgtcttttgttataggggctCAGTCATGAACTTAGCAATGGGTGTGGAAAGCAATTTTTCCTCCCCTACACGAAAATCTCTGCTTTTTTCACACTCACACCCAGTCCTCCTGCGCCTCCCTGGTCTATGGAACAGAGCCGAACAGGTTGCATGTTACTTAACCAAATTTCAGCTTAGTCACTTTTACTTTTAATAGATACCAGCAGTTGGTGTTACCATCATGCTGACATAATGGCAGTCACCAAGGGTACTAACACACAGCCTGTGTTCCATCTGACAAAATCCACCACTGTGGACTGAGTCCCTTCAAGCTAATGGGAGAGGCTTAGGAAGGATGGGGTGCTAGGAACATAATGAAGAAAAGGTTACAGGGCATCACGCCCAAGATCTGAGTCTGCTTAGCTTCCAATTTTACACTTGCCATCTGTTGATGCATCTTCCACCTCATTGAGGTAGTCAAAAGaagtattcattttttctttctaatttcatGTGCAGTAATTTTCCTCTTTAACTGCCAGTTTCCACCCCCAGGTTGAGTACTAGTTTGGGTGTTTGACTTACACGATGAATTGGTAGTTCTTAAGGATAACTCCCAAATGAATGTActcaaggaaaaggaaattacaTGTATAGCTCTGTTTCGAATAGATGTCCAGAAAATATCACCTTTCTACCAACTGCTTGGGGAACGGCAGAATAATTTGATAACCCTGTCCTCTAGAGGAGGTCATGTGCAAGCCGCATTCGATAATAAACTAGGACTTATCTGCTTTCTTTACACGTGGAGAAAATCAACAACTAtacaagtagatttttttttttcctattttttatagagatgggctttcaccatgtcgtccaggctggtctcaaactcctcagctcaagtggtctgaccgcctcagcctcccaaagtgctgggattacaggtgtgagccaccacatctggccaacaACTAGATTTCTagtaactaggtgtggtggcttatgcctgtaatcccagcactttggcaggcaaaggcaggaggattacttgaggctaggagtttgagattagttccagcaacatagcaagaccccgactttccaaaaaaaaaaaaaaagaaaaaaagaaacccagaaacTCAGGACTGAATGGTAGCTAGTAGCTCTACTGTCCCATTATTAAAAACACTGTATTATAACTCTTAAGTAATAATTGTGGCTTGTGTCCCAGAGGGCCCCTGCAGTGAGTCCCTTGATGtctcagtttttctttgtctgtAGATTGTGACTCACACACAAAACAGCACCGTAGTGTTCTCCCCAATTTGTGCTCCTTGTTCTACCTCTGAACTCAGAGTCTAAGAGTGGAATGCATATATAAATGAATGGAGGAGAAAGTAATTGAGGGAAACATCATTGCACAAGTTATCCTGGAAAGAATCTTCCCCTAAACTCATATTTGACGTTTCTCTCATTGAATTGTATTGACTCCAGCTAAAACCACATCCATTCCCGAAGGTTCTCATGGCCCAGCATATGAAGGAAACTTCAATGCCAACTTCCAGGCTCAATTATTTGAAACTATGTGTAACTGCACAAATCTACAGgctctcaaaaaataaactggaataAAAATCTGCCCCTACAGTAGTAAAATCTGTTTTGAACTGCTGACATGCACAGGGGCCTGATTTATCATTGCTGCATTGACTAAGGGATAGACTTGGAGGATTTCAGTGGGATAAATAGAAACTATCAGCACTATTATGATTTTTAACTTATCTGCAAGCTCCACGTTTAGAGTGTAGCCAATTGAGATGGCTAGCATAGCAGCCAACTTCTATTTAATGGAAGGTATGTGGCACCTTTCTCTCTTGCAAGAGACAAggcctccctctgtcgcccaggctggagtgcagtgttacagCCATTAACTCACCCCAagctcaaactcctaggctcaagtgattctccctcctcagcctcccaagtagttgggattacaggcataagccactgtgcctagctatgGCACCTTTTTCTTTACTTGCTTTATGTTAAAAACACTTTAATCAAGGCCTTTTCCTTTGGAAGaatgaaatattaaatgtttCCAGAAACCTCAAGTTGCACTCACATTTCTTATAGTCTCTAGAAACACATGCCAATTACCACAAAGCTGGAATTGGCATGTGTTTCTTTAGTGTAGTAGTGACCTACCAGTTATAAATTAGTAAATTCTCCTGGTTTTAGTTCCATTTTACTGAGTATTCTGCTGGCAGCCAGTCACTCCAGTCcacctgtgtgcacacacatatatcctTAAGGATGTTTTATCAGTGTTTTCTCAAGTTGGTTGAGATTTATTGCTCGTCTTGCAATTTTACCATAATTATCATCACCAGTTTAGTTTGCAGTAAGTTACTGACAGTCGCTGCAGTTCAGAATGAATTTACATCAACACAAATCTAGTGACTTAACTAGATTTTGAAACTCCTAATGATCCAAATGAGTAATTCACTCCTATCACTGAAGCAGATGCACACATAATAAAAAACCATTTACCTGTATTATATTTCATGCCCGCGACTGTTAGTCTCGAGTGCATTTTAATTAGGCTTTCTTCCCCACTAGTGAAGTCCAACGATAGTCAAGTTTACCACCATCAGTCCTCATATTACTTAAGTACTTTGCAACAGGTAACCCTGTTGACTGCTTCCTCCTTCCTAAAACTTTTTCCACCTGACCTCTGGGAGACCCTCCCTTGGTTTTTACCTCAGGGGCAgttccttcttttcttaaaaaaattttaaacttttatttttgagatagcgtctcgctgtcgcccagactggagtgtagtgtatgatcacagctcactgcagcctcaacctctcaggctcagccccctgagtagctgggactacagatgcccaattaatttttttaggtcttgctatgttgcccaggctggtctcaaactcctgacttcaagtgatcctccctcttcagcctcccaaagtcctggggttacaggcataagccacggtgcctggctaaatttgagatggggtctccctgtgatgtccaggctggcctcaaacaatcctaccacctcagccttctgagtacaaGTGCAGTGGGAGCACCTCTTAATTACTTTTGTTGGTTTCTCTTTGTGTCAACCAATCTCATGTTGGAATGCAAAGTCTATCCTCACTCTCCAAATGACGTTATCCAGTATCATGACTGTTAATGTCTATTGATATCTTCCCACTCTCTATATAGTTCTCCAGCTTTGACTTCTCTGAAGAATcagcatctcaaacttaacacatccaaaacaaacaaaactcaattTCCCATCTCAGTGCCAACTCCTTTCTTCCAAATGCTCAGACCAAAATACTTGATATCAACATGAAATCCATCCTTTCACCCATTAGCATATCCTGTTGTCTCTATCTTCCATTTCCTACCACCTCAGTCTACTACCCTAGACTAAACCATTATCATCTTTGCcttaaaaacacattattattaaataataataatttaaacttaaaaactaTTCTATGCTTTTACCCTGCTACCTGGCAGCCCAAGTGATCCTTTGAAAATTTTGAGATAGATCATGTAACTCTTCTGCTCAGAGCGCCTGTGGTTTTGAGGTCTGGTCTTCCTTTCTTATGCACTCACGCTGCTTTACAACCCTTCCCGTCTTCTTGGGTTAGCAAAGCAGCCACATTCTTCCCAGAACACATCACACTCCAGACCAATTGCTGTTGTCTTGGCCTGGAATGGTTTGTCGTGATATCCACATGGCCTACTTCCACACCTTCGTTTGTTTTCAAATGTCACATTACAAGGATCTTCCTAGAAAAGTCCTCTAACACCTCTGGCTCCACTCTGGAGAACTTTAACAAACCAGAGGGCCCACAGGCTACTAAAGCATGCCTGTATTAAACTTGCTTCAAAGACAAAATGTTATGAGCTTTCTGATGTGCACGTCCTTATTCTTGCCCAAAACATCTTGACCCTAGGAATaaccagaaaaagacataaaacgAGGCAGCCTTCAAGGCCTGAGAAGATTCTATCTGGAATCTTCAAAGGTTTATTATGAGGTAAACTGCCAGGGTTGATCACTTCTGGCttaaatagacataataaaatgCTATGTCCCAACCTTGATTGGATCTGGATGTTGGGAAAACAGCTAAGAGCAAAAGACAACTTGGGAAACAGGGGCTCTTCTTGCAGAActgaacattttcaaaacaagTCGGGGCGGTGGAGCCCACAAAGCCTCTGAATTGCTACTTGTCTGCTGTTTCAAGCTTCCAAGGCTAGTTCACCAATTAGCTTCCATCTCTCACCTCAAGGTCCTCTCCACTATCCCAGCTTTGACCACTGCCTGAAAACTCCCTTCCTGCTATAGTTTCAGAGGACAAAAGGCTCTGCAGATGAGACAACACTTTTCATTACAATGTCAAATCAGAATGCTAAGCCAGGTGcaatgcctcacacctgtaatcccaacactttggaaggccaaagcaggatcatttgaggccagttttcagaccagcctgggtcacatggCATGTCCCCATCCCTGCAAAAAAAACTATCAGAATGCTTAAAATTGCTATGAAGTTTTAAGTTTCCAATACTTATTTAGGTTTGTTTCCAATCACGGGGGTGGGGGTTAACATGATTAATATCTGCCTCAGGTTTTGGACACTACGGACAGAGTCTGGAATTTTGACACTAGGGCAAACTCCAGATTGCTCAAACCACTGCATTCACATGTTCAAACAGACCAGAGTCACTGGCttgcttttaacttttctttcacaAGTGTCATCAACCAGGTAAGGCTGGTAGGAACTATTTCCCAAAACTCACGTTTTGAAAATTTTCCTTCCAGGCTGggcctgtactttgggaggctgaggtgggcagatctcgagctcaggagttgagaccaccctgggcaattaAGTGATACTTGGTctctacaaaagttagctgggcataggggtgcatgcctgtagttccagcaactaGTGAGCATGAGGTGGGAAGacggcttgagtccaggaggcagagaatgcagtgagctgcttgtgccactgcactccaagcctgggtgaccGACCCTCCTCAAAAATTCTCTTCCCGTTTTTTCCCCTGTATTCCTCTATTCAATCTCAGCTGCCACAAATTAGACAGACGGAAAGCGCAAGGACATGTTTTTCTTGCATCTGTAGTGGAAACCTTAGCAGCAGGTAGTAGAACTGCTCCAGGTCTGTCAAATAGATgcattttcttattcattcacACACCCAGTCTTTTCAGATACAATATAGAGAACATTTTTACCCCTCTGCCCACCAGCCAGCCCACATTCTGTGTACCTTCATCTTTTAAATCAGGGGCTGGCAAACTCACAGGCTCTAGTCTTAGACACAACTCTGCTCATGCAGCGACAACAGCCACGGTCAATCCACAAACGAATGAGCATAGCCACGTTTCAGTAAAACTGGACACGAACTTAAATTCCATATCCCACAAAGTATTCTTTTCCCCTCAACCATTTAAAAAGGCAACCAACCACCTTAAAGTGTACAAAACAGGTGGTCAGACAGGCTAGTTTGCCAGTCCCTGTGCTGTAGTTACCAGGGAGTTTAACATTCATCCCAACAGATTTGGCTCTATGTTAAATAAGCTGAGACAAAGTTGCTTCCACTGAATgagtctctttttattttcttggtaatCTCTTCCAGTTAACTACTTCCGTTGTAGGTGATGAAATGGGTAAGGCTCCACACTTCAGATGTTGGCACTGCTATGAGCATGGTCTTTCCCTTTATTGCAACTCACAATCAAAacctttgattcttttttatattccaGTCCCAGTAGTAGTCTCCACTGTAGAAGTTAATTGATGAGTAGTAGCCTACAACCAGGCTCTAGCTCCTCCAGGAACACTACAGGATGAATTTAACTATGCATTAAACTAAAAGGCATTCTCTCAAATATTTgagtttaaatgcattttatttttagacaaccTACATgacatgtttttcttaaaaacaatgcCTCCACTCCAAATAAATCACggtcaaaataaatgaagagctcAAGATGACATCAGTCCCATTTGTCTTTTAAGTCCTGGTGTTGTGTGGATGACAAGCAGAAGCCAGTTATGATGACAGGTGATAGATCCAAAGTAATTGCCAAATTTGttactgtaaaaacaaaaactatattaATGTTTTTCAAACGTTACATTGCAAAAATTACATTACCATTAACATAGCCTATATTTCTAGGCTATAGATGTATTCCCCAATTCAATCTGGGCCGCcacaaagacagacagaaagcgCAGGGATTTTTCTTTTGCATCCTAGTGCAAACCAAAAGAACAACAGTAAATTGTTCAAGGTCTATCAGTGGATGCAGAATACCCTTACCAAATCAGCGGTAGTTCATTTTCCAGAAGGCTGTGGCATGTACCACCCACACCCTGCTCTACCAACAAAAACCTCAGATACTCTCTGAATAACCCCTTTGGTAAGTCATCTTACACTGTTCTAAGTAATCTGTCTATTGTTGACTCTCGATCTTGCTTGTTCAGTATAGCCTTATGTTTATCTTCTTCCTAATTTATACAGAAGCCTATGAAAGCTAGGATAAAGAATGCCTTTGTTTCTATACAGCTTCCAGCAGTTCCTTCCATAGGAGACACTGAGTTATATATATTAGTAAAGCAATTTGCATACCAGTTCAGCAGTCAGCTCTATTTACTTAAAAGCTAGTACTGCACTAAGCTTTCAATGATCAGCTGCCAATTATCAGCAAACCAAAGTGAAAAACACTGATACTGATCCATATGTATACAACAAAACATGATTATGAAGTGAAAGCGAGGCCATATCTAGAGGAAGATCAATGGTGTTCTGTGATCTCCTTCAGCATTCAaactgtactttatttttttgagacagcgcctcactgtcgcccaggctagagtgcagtggtgggatctcggctcactgcaacccccgtcccaggtttaagtgattttcctgcctcagcccctagaatagctggcattacaagtgcccaacgccatgcctggctaatttttgtatttttagcagagacagggttttgccatattggccaggcttgtctcgaactcctaacctcaggtgatccacccacctttgcctcccaaagtgctgaaattacaggtgtgagccaccacacccagcctaaactgTACTTTATTATGCTCCATCTGCACTCAACGTTTTCCACAAACAAGGTCCTAAGCCTTTTTATACCCTAAGAATCTTTTACATATGAAACACAATTCTCTTGATCcccaaagagaaaactaaatccATGTTTCAGAATGCTGTAAAACTCATTCTGTGTCACAAAACAATTGGAAATCACAtctaaaatatcttcatttttttttacattactgATTTTAACCCACTCCCCCTTGTACTTacacatttttccatttctaaaccATCCTTAAAGAAAATCATATATGGGGTCACACCATCCTCACGGTAGTCCAATAGAGCAACCATGCCATCTGGATTCATGTTTTCACCAATAAAGAACTTGGGAAGCAAACAAAACACCTAGAATTAGACCATTACATACAAGTACATGCCATTCCCTACAGTACAAGGGAAGGTTTAGAACACCACAAAAATCAGGAGAACTCCAGTACCCAAAAGCACTGATGCCCACTTATTATAAACATCTGTTCACTGGGTTAAGGCACCTTACTAGTGACctacatagaaaaataatgtaCAGAGCAATCCAGGAACACCAGGCTTTCTGGAAACCTTTACTCTCTCAGTCCTAAATACAATCCCAAACCCTAGAGCATGCTTGTAAGGGAATATAAGGCTGACAGTGATAGAATATACCATACAGTTTGGAAGTATCTTATGGCCAGGGAATGCATGAAGTTGGAAAATTAGAGGAAAGGGAAAGCCACTGATATTTTCCAAAAGTAGAATTAACAAGCTCAGATATATCAGAAGGAGGACCAGTAGCAATGAGACACATGAGAAttgtaaacagaaaacaaagaacacttAGGTGGTTAAGcaattcaggaaaagaaaaactgagaaatgtcatctgggaagCAAATTTTCAATCAAGACGACAGGATTTGGAAACACCTGAGAGCTGGGAAAGCCACTTTCTACACCCTGAATACTAGTATAGAATTGAAGATTAACCAACTTAATTTTTGCTCTTGAAGTTAAAATTGTACAATCCTTTGATCCAAATACTTAAGGTATTTACCTGGTAGTTTTTGAAATTAGCAAGGATGTGCTTGATTTGTTCTGCAGCCCCTGTCATAAAAGGTTTTACTCTTTCTGGTCTCTGTTCTTCAAGTTTGCCTTTGATTCTAAAACAACATTTCATTAACAGGTTGAAGTACTGAATTTTCagtaaaatcaattttttaaaaatacccaagCTTAAAAAAAGACAACACTGAAAAAGGCAACCAGCTGTTAAGACATTACTAGTTCACAGAAGGTATCCTTCAAGAATGTTTACATTTCTTGTTGACTATTTTCAAAGTACTATTCTAATTCTAAACGGAACCAGACTGCAGGCTTCAGTATGCTCACATAGAAAAGCAACCATTCTTTTCAGTGAACTcattaataaaaagcaaagacTTTCACAAAAGTATATCCATCCACTGCGAAAGAACCTCAAGAGTTAGCCCATCTTTAAATCCCGTAAGATTCCAGACATCAGCTAGGTACCGCCAATATCACTTACGATTTCATGTAATCTTTGATGTACTTCTTGTAGGCTTCTTTCGTGAAACTTGTTTCCTGCAGGTGATGGTTCATGACAATATCGACACCAGTGATTACTGTGCTTTCGGTACCTTCGCCCTCTGGGCCTTCAGCGGAGGCATTTCCACCAATGAGCGAGTCATCAATGTTACCTTCTGTCCTACTGACCATCTGCATTAAGAAAAAGCAATATAGTtgcaaaaaacacaaacacatccaAAGCACCTTCCAAGCCAATAGTTCACGGATAAGAAGTATTCTTCGTTCTTGCTGAAAATCAAAAAAGCACTATTTTGGGAATGAAGTTGTGACCCGTGGATTTCTCAAAATGGCCCAACTTAAGAGTTGTCTGTTGGCCGGAACAAAAAATGGGGTCATTAAAAAGTTGGTTCCAGTTGCGGGCCTGTGGTGCGTCTGGTTGATAAGTAGGGACCCGGCGCACACGAAAGGGCTCGGGGCTCCTAAGCGGGAGGCATCGTGTCCTGGACAACCCCGGGAGGAGGATGGGCGCCGAGGCGGCGGGCCTATTTCCAGGATCAGCTCCGCCTCCAGTTTTCTAGAAAAACCCAAGCCCGGAAAGAGCGTCTCCTCCGCCAGGAGGCGGCGGGGAGGATTGCACAACCTCAGGCGGGGGAGCGGCGGAAACCCGAGCCCGCTCGGCCCGGCCTCCCCCACGCGCAGGCCCGACCGACTCACCTTCCCCTCCACCTCCAGGCACAGCCCGTCCGCGATCTCCCGGATCTTGTAGATGTCGGAGAACATCTCATCGTCTGCCGAATACACAGAGCCGCCCGTCACCGAGCGCCCGGCGCCGCCATTTCCCGCATTTCCCGCGCCGGCGGCCGCACGCGGTTTCTACCTCTCCCGAACGCAACAGAGCCGGCCGCGAGCCCCGGGCACCGATCCCTCCGCGCTCGGCTAAGGCCGCCGGAGTTCCCCGGACCCGTGACGGCGGCGccttccccgcccccacccgcaccccaGATCCCCATGTGCTGCAGTAAGGATAGTGCAGTGAGCACTCACGGCTGATGAGGTCCCGGTAGATAATCATGACGGCGACTGAAGGGAGACGACGGCGGCGCTAGCTTAGCAGGAGCCCGAAACTCGGAGCGAGCGCGGTGCAGCCGGAGCGGCGCtcggggggaggggggagcgggcgGAAAAGGCCGACTCAGCCGCTCCCCAACCTCATATAGAGGGCACGTCCCTCTACGTCATCGTCCGCTGCGCCTCCGGAAGAGACGCAGGCAGTGACGTGGCACGAAGAGCCGCGCGGGGGCGGGGCCACAGCGGGGACGAGTCGGGGAGGTGAGCATCCGGGGACTTGACGGGGAGACACAAGGCTCTGTTCCACTGGGCACGCCagcaggtggggggtgggggcaggtagGTGCGCGCGCAGCGTGGGAGGAGGCCAACTCTTGGGGTGCTCCCTAGCCCTGGGTGGGCGGAGCGGGGGAAGCGGAGTCTGATGGACCCGGCACCTCCCTACCCCACGGGGCCGCCCGGAGAGGTGCTGGGGGCTGGGTGGGGCTCAGAAGAATTAACTTTCGCGCTGCGCCTTGTCCAACCTAGATTCCACCCTTTTCTGGGAACCTGGGAATCGATGTAGGGGAACATGGCATTTAGGGAGAGTCAGGCCCTCTGGCCTGGGGGAGATCTCGGGACTGCCCGAGGGCCTCTGACAACTTTTCACATCTGCCCCGGCGTTTTTCGGACGCCTTTGTGGGGGCACCGCTGAGTCCGGGTAGTGGGACCCGAGTTGTCCAGCTTGGCCCCTGGGGAATAATCGTGGAGGGCGCAGGGTCTGTGGGAAGGGACttggagagaagggaagatgtCACGGGAGTTTGCACAGGGTTTCCATGTGTTCCAATTTTGTCCCATAATTGAAAGCTTGTGGCATTCTGTGGCGGACAGCTACGGAGCTAGCTCTTCCCTTTACTGTTTCGCACTTGGTCTTGGAAAAGTACGTT
This genomic window from Macaca fascicularis isolate 582-1 chromosome 17, T2T-MFA8v1.1 contains:
- the TPT1 gene encoding translationally-controlled tumor protein, which codes for MIIYRDLISHDEMFSDIYKIREIADGLCLEVEGKMVSRTEGNIDDSLIGGNASAEGPEGEGTESTVITGVDIVMNHHLQETSFTKEAYKKYIKDYMKSIKGKLEEQRPERVKPFMTGAAEQIKHILANFKNYQFFIGENMNPDGMVALLDYREDGVTPYMIFFKDGLEMEKC